In a genomic window of Terriglobales bacterium:
- a CDS encoding thioredoxin domain-containing protein: MQLFRRFLIATLFLCLGCAAQANSPEVNQRIERQVRIYLSDKISPSVNITVGARTPSPDFAGYDKVAVTLSQGERKQDLDFLVSKDGSSLVRVIKWDLTKDPYAEVMKKIDLNGRPIRGNKDAKVTIVNFDDLECPFCSRMHNQLTREVLKMYGDRVRIIYKDFPLAEIHPWAIHAAVDANCLAAQNSDAYWEFTDYAHANQKQISGEMKPPFTQQFATLDQAATAIAQRRNLSLGPLQACLKEQKEATVTASMQEGTGLGISATPTIFVNGEKIDGAAPLPDLQVVINRALRAAGEPLPMAAMDTKQAEATAAEAKTSASKTSPADKASGPPK, encoded by the coding sequence GTGCAATTGTTCCGACGCTTCTTGATTGCGACTTTGTTTCTCTGTCTCGGCTGTGCGGCGCAGGCGAATTCTCCGGAAGTCAACCAGCGCATCGAGCGGCAGGTCCGCATTTACCTGTCCGATAAGATTTCTCCCTCTGTCAACATAACCGTCGGCGCGCGCACCCCCAGCCCGGACTTCGCCGGATACGATAAGGTTGCGGTAACGCTCTCGCAGGGAGAGCGCAAGCAGGACCTGGACTTCCTGGTTTCCAAGGACGGCAGCAGCCTGGTGCGTGTCATCAAGTGGGATCTCACCAAGGACCCATATGCCGAGGTCATGAAGAAGATCGATCTTAACGGACGTCCTATTCGCGGCAACAAGGACGCCAAGGTAACGATTGTCAACTTCGATGACCTGGAATGCCCGTTCTGCTCCAGGATGCACAACCAACTGACCCGGGAGGTGCTCAAGATGTATGGCGACCGGGTGCGGATCATCTACAAGGATTTTCCGCTGGCCGAAATCCACCCGTGGGCCATTCACGCGGCCGTGGACGCTAACTGCCTGGCCGCGCAGAACTCCGACGCGTACTGGGAATTCACCGACTATGCGCACGCCAACCAGAAGCAGATTTCCGGGGAGATGAAGCCGCCGTTCACGCAGCAATTCGCCACTTTGGACCAGGCGGCGACCGCCATCGCACAGCGTCGCAACTTGAGCTTGGGACCGCTACAGGCTTGCTTGAAGGAACAGAAAGAAGCCACGGTGACGGCGTCGATGCAGGAAGGCACTGGCCTGGGTATTTCTGCCACGCCGACGATTTTCGTGAATGGCGAAAAGATCGACGGCGCCGCGCCATTGCCGGACCTGCAGGTGGTGATCAATCGCGCGCTGCGCGCTGCGGGTGAGCCGCTGCCCATGGCTGCCATGGACACCAAGCAGGCTGAGGCCACCGCTGCCGAGGCGAAAACGTCGGCTTCCAAGACTAGTCCGGCGGATAAGGCGTCCGGACCGCCGAAGTAG
- a CDS encoding carboxypeptidase-like regulatory domain-containing protein has protein sequence MKKLWLAAVLATLLGGSCALPSPVMAAAASDKEPQVRSLTGEVMNQQDKPLAGAIVYLKNSKTLSVKTFIAGQDGTYRFNALSPNVDYEVYAEHNGRKSDAKTLSSFDSRKTAYINLKIKE, from the coding sequence GTGAAGAAGCTATGGCTTGCCGCTGTCCTGGCTACACTGCTGGGTGGAAGTTGTGCCTTGCCGTCGCCGGTCATGGCCGCGGCTGCGTCGGACAAAGAGCCCCAGGTGCGCTCGCTTACCGGCGAGGTCATGAATCAACAGGACAAGCCGTTGGCAGGCGCCATTGTCTACCTGAAAAACAGCAAGACGCTCTCCGTCAAGACTTTTATTGCCGGCCAGGACGGCACCTACCGCTTTAACGCGCTTTCACCGAACGTCGATTACGAAGTCTATGCCGAACACAACGGCAGGAAGAGCGACGCCAAAACGCTCAGCTCCTTCGATTCCCGCAAAACCGCGTATATCAACCTGAAAATCAAAGAATAA
- a CDS encoding metallopeptidase TldD-related protein, producing MDVKEIAVDVVNRAMRGGATAAEAVVREGNEFSTVVRLGQVETLKESGSRAIGCRVFRGQRAASTYSSDLSPEGVNQMVSSALALAEVTSEDPHAGLPEASQLGAIGGDLDLYFDDVYSLSGEQRIEYARRAEKAALDCDTRINNSEGGSFDAADGHKVLANSHGFVGEYRNSYCSVSAVPVAQEGTSMQRDYWYSVARTLKKLDQPELVGRIAAQRTLRRLGAHKVKTARVPVILDSQMARTLMEHVFEAVNGDAIYRGASFLAGRLGERVAGDNVTVIDDGTLRGGFGTSPFDSEGVPTRRTVIIENGVLKSYLLNTYTAKKLGLQTTGNASRGLAGNPSIGVGNFFLQPGTKKPEEIIAGVAEGLYVTEFLGFGVNLVTGDFSRGASGLWISGGELAYPVEEITVAGNLKDMLLNIAEVGSDLEFRGAIAAPTLRMEGLTVAGE from the coding sequence ATGGATGTTAAAGAAATCGCAGTCGACGTAGTGAACCGCGCCATGCGTGGTGGAGCCACTGCCGCGGAAGCGGTGGTGCGCGAAGGCAACGAATTCTCCACTGTCGTCCGCCTCGGCCAGGTCGAAACGCTGAAGGAGTCCGGTTCCAGGGCGATCGGCTGCCGTGTTTTCCGCGGGCAGCGGGCCGCTTCCACGTACAGCAGCGATCTTTCGCCGGAAGGCGTCAACCAGATGGTGTCCTCCGCACTCGCGCTCGCCGAGGTTACCTCGGAGGATCCGCACGCGGGCTTGCCCGAAGCTTCGCAACTCGGCGCCATCGGCGGCGATCTTGACCTGTACTTTGACGACGTCTATTCACTTTCCGGGGAACAGCGCATCGAATACGCGCGCCGGGCGGAGAAGGCAGCGCTCGACTGCGACACGCGAATCAACAACTCGGAGGGCGGTTCCTTTGACGCCGCCGACGGCCACAAAGTGCTGGCCAATTCGCACGGCTTCGTCGGTGAGTACCGCAACTCCTACTGCTCCGTTTCCGCCGTCCCGGTCGCCCAGGAAGGCACTTCGATGCAGCGCGACTACTGGTATTCGGTCGCCCGGACGCTGAAGAAACTGGACCAGCCGGAGCTGGTTGGCCGCATCGCCGCGCAGCGCACCTTGCGCCGGCTGGGCGCCCACAAGGTAAAGACCGCGAGGGTCCCGGTCATACTTGATTCGCAGATGGCGCGCACGCTCATGGAGCACGTCTTCGAGGCGGTCAATGGCGACGCCATCTACCGTGGCGCTTCGTTTCTGGCCGGGCGGCTGGGCGAGCGCGTTGCCGGCGACAACGTCACCGTGATTGACGACGGTACGCTTCGCGGCGGCTTCGGCACCAGCCCGTTCGACAGCGAAGGTGTTCCAACCCGGCGCACCGTTATCATTGAGAACGGCGTGCTCAAGAGCTACCTGTTGAACACCTATACCGCCAAGAAACTCGGGCTGCAAACAACCGGCAACGCTTCGCGCGGGCTGGCCGGAAATCCCTCCATCGGTGTTGGGAACTTCTTCCTGCAGCCGGGGACCAAGAAACCGGAGGAGATCATCGCCGGGGTTGCGGAGGGCTTGTACGTGACCGAGTTCCTCGGCTTCGGCGTGAACCTGGTTACCGGTGACTTCTCGCGGGGAGCTTCGGGGTTGTGGATCTCGGGTGGCGAACTTGCTTATCCGGTCGAGGAGATCACGGTCGCCGGCAACCTGAAGGACATGCTGCTCAACATCGCCGAGGTCGGCAGCGACCTGGAATTTCGCGGCGCCATCGCCGCCCCCACACTGCGAATGGAAGGGCTGACCGTGGCCGGAGAGTAA